One window of the Candidatus Bathyarchaeota archaeon genome contains the following:
- a CDS encoding adenine phosphoribosyltransferase, whose amino-acid sequence MAGSRIYDLKYKLMVTELLSLAKKYYTYRELSQLTGLPETVLSRYVKGHVLPTIDRAHEINSKLEAVMRLETEIQRRIRFDDLGYFDNTKVISDTMLLERAVQQAVDKFAGQRINKILTPETDGIPLATLMAHRLSVPLVVAKKSREVGVGEFIEELYIPSKSAMVMCFYVPRSMFRRGDCVLIVDDVIDSGETQRALIKIIRKARAEVTGIYALMSIGKEWRKRIEEVAGCIVEVAYEVPIKSRHE is encoded by the coding sequence TTGGCAGGCTCGAGGATATATGATCTGAAGTATAAGTTGATGGTTACTGAACTCCTCAGTCTAGCCAAGAAGTATTACACTTACAGGGAGCTCTCGCAGCTTACGGGTTTGCCTGAGACTGTTCTGAGTAGGTATGTGAAGGGTCATGTCCTCCCGACGATAGATAGGGCCCATGAGATCAATAGTAAGCTTGAGGCGGTTATGAGGTTGGAGACTGAGATTCAACGTAGGATAAGGTTCGATGATCTTGGTTACTTTGACAATACTAAGGTGATATCTGACACTATGCTCCTTGAGAGGGCTGTTCAGCAGGCAGTCGACAAGTTTGCTGGGCAGAGGATAAACAAGATATTGACGCCTGAAACGGATGGTATACCGTTGGCGACGTTGATGGCTCATAGACTCTCTGTTCCATTGGTTGTGGCCAAGAAGAGTAGGGAGGTTGGTGTCGGAGAGTTCATAGAGGAACTTTACATACCTTCAAAGTCGGCTATGGTGATGTGTTTCTATGTTCCGAGGAGCATGTTCAGGAGGGGTGACTGCGTCTTGATAGTCGACGACGTTATAGATAGTGGGGAGACCCAGAGGGCCCTGATAAAGATCATCAGGAAGGCAAGAGCTGAGGTTACAGGGATCTATGCCCTGATGTCTATAGGTAAGGAGTGGAGGAAGAGAATAGAGGAAGTGGCAGGATGCATTGTGGAGGTTGCATATGAAGTTCCAATAAAGTCAAGGCATGAATGA
- the dcd gene encoding dCTP deaminase, with the protein MALSDTTIRRLVAEGKLKIDPFDEGNLNPAGYDLRSAGEVVLEPGQHGLTSTLEWISLPPDLLGILHVRSSFAREGLFASLALVDPGFRGQLTVSIFNAGKGLLRIGCRERFIQLTLVQLSGEAERPYEGRYQDSSGVIESRRGLRLPVSLWKELYSLMLKL; encoded by the coding sequence ATGGCGCTCTCAGACACTACTATAAGAAGGCTGGTTGCGGAGGGTAAGTTGAAGATAGATCCTTTCGATGAGGGAAACCTGAATCCTGCAGGTTACGATCTAAGATCTGCTGGGGAGGTTGTTCTAGAACCTGGCCAGCATGGGCTTACATCCACGTTGGAGTGGATTTCTCTTCCACCTGATCTTCTTGGAATATTGCATGTGAGGTCATCATTCGCTAGGGAAGGTCTGTTTGCAAGCTTGGCTTTGGTCGACCCAGGATTTAGGGGGCAATTGACCGTATCCATCTTCAACGCTGGTAAGGGTCTGTTGAGGATTGGTTGTAGGGAGCGTTTTATACAGTTGACTCTTGTTCAGCTCTCCGGTGAGGCTGAGAGGCCTTATGAGGGTAGGTATCAGGACAGTTCAGGGGTTATTGAGAGTAGGAGAGGTCTGAGGCTTCCCGTAAGCTTATGGAAAGAATTATACAGTTTAATGTTGAAATTATAG
- a CDS encoding histidine--tRNA ligase, translated as MSVEKHTFTPPRGMKDIEPEEMARRNWMYRKIYDVMRLYGFQMVEPTPIENLATLEAKAGPDIKNEIYWFEDKAGRRLGLRFDLTVGMTRMVANRLELPEPIKFCSIAGMWRYDEPQFARYRNFHQWDAEIYGSESQEADAEVISLGIDILESLGLREYEVRISNRKLTEGFLKEKGLEEKGKIEDTIRVMDKIGKMPREDLRLEFMRVGMDERLIDDVMDFAGLKGRPDDVLAQIPKMKSVEGQRGLEELSNLTEALEAFRKIDRCIIDLGIVRGIGYYDGIVFEAYDRGGEDIGAIFAGGRYDGLCRVYGKRDMPATGVAGGVERLIISMERNRLFPSLRFNPEVFVAAVNDQVRRTCIDVTVKLRVRGVPAIFDLKGRTLKKQLEYVDSTGIPYVLIVGPKEFEVGRVRLRDMVNRREDELGLEEAFNKLVDSCSIFGGNS; from the coding sequence TTGAGTGTTGAGAAGCATACATTCACCCCTCCAAGAGGCATGAAGGATATAGAGCCTGAAGAGATGGCTAGAAGAAACTGGATGTACCGAAAGATCTATGATGTTATGAGGCTCTACGGCTTCCAGATGGTTGAGCCTACCCCTATAGAGAACCTGGCTACATTGGAGGCGAAGGCTGGACCTGACATAAAGAATGAGATATACTGGTTTGAGGATAAGGCCGGTAGGAGGTTAGGGTTGAGGTTCGACCTCACCGTAGGAATGACGAGGATGGTGGCGAACAGGCTTGAACTGCCTGAGCCTATAAAGTTCTGCTCAATAGCTGGTATGTGGAGGTATGATGAACCACAATTTGCAAGATACAGAAACTTCCACCAGTGGGATGCGGAGATATATGGGTCGGAGAGTCAGGAGGCGGACGCAGAAGTCATCTCTCTAGGAATAGATATTCTGGAGAGTCTGGGTTTGAGAGAGTATGAGGTTAGAATAAGCAACAGGAAACTTACTGAGGGGTTTCTTAAGGAGAAAGGCTTGGAGGAGAAGGGGAAGATTGAGGATACTATAAGGGTTATGGATAAGATTGGTAAGATGCCTAGGGAAGATTTGAGGTTGGAGTTCATGAGGGTTGGGATGGATGAAAGATTGATAGATGATGTGATGGATTTCGCAGGTTTGAAGGGTCGACCTGACGATGTGCTGGCGCAGATACCGAAGATGAAGAGTGTGGAGGGTCAGAGGGGGCTTGAGGAACTCTCGAATCTGACTGAGGCCCTGGAGGCTTTCAGAAAGATAGACCGTTGCATAATAGATTTGGGAATAGTGAGGGGGATAGGATACTATGACGGAATAGTCTTCGAAGCCTACGATAGGGGAGGGGAGGATATAGGGGCGATATTTGCAGGTGGAAGATACGACGGGTTATGCAGGGTTTACGGTAAGAGAGATATGCCGGCTACAGGAGTTGCGGGTGGTGTGGAGAGACTCATCATATCGATGGAGAGGAACAGGCTCTTCCCAAGTTTAAGATTTAACCCTGAAGTCTTCGTAGCCGCAGTCAACGACCAGGTGAGGAGAACATGTATAGATGTGACGGTGAAGTTGAGGGTCAGGGGTGTACCGGCCATATTCGACCTTAAAGGTCGAACACTAAAGAAGCAACTCGAATATGTAGACTCGACAGGCATACCATACGTTCTGATTGTTGGCCCGAAAGAGTTTGAGGTGGGGAGGGTGAGGCTCAGAGACATGGTGAATAGGAGGGAGGATGAGCTCGGCTTGGAGGAGGCTTTCAATAAACTCGTCGATTCATGCTCAATATTTGGGGGAAACAGTTGA
- a CDS encoding site-specific DNA-methyltransferase — protein sequence MDTSHILKIDDEHKIIFNDFRNVKLDEKADLIFVDPPFGIGFKGNLQTYNRTPDALSYVDVPRDEYSEFIRDLADWSYNNLKNSGSMWLLSGWNNLRLVLDAVEEVGFKQVNHCIWKYQFGVFTRRRFTTSHYHLLLLVKDEDNYVFNKPEHYSEDVWYIKRPYHRGEKTAGNELPEELVERCVKTSSNEGDLVVDPCLGSGTTMKVSIKTGRRCIGIEINSALEERIKTKLSSVL from the coding sequence TTGGATACTTCACATATTTTAAAAATTGATGATGAACACAAAATTATCTTCAATGATTTTCGAAATGTGAAATTGGATGAAAAAGCCGATTTGATTTTTGTAGATCCGCCTTTTGGAATTGGGTTTAAAGGAAATCTTCAAACTTATAATAGAACTCCTGATGCTCTATCCTATGTTGATGTGCCTAGAGATGAATATTCAGAATTTATTAGAGACCTTGCCGATTGGTCGTATAACAATCTTAAGAATTCCGGAAGCATGTGGTTACTCTCAGGATGGAATAATTTGAGGTTAGTCTTGGATGCTGTTGAAGAAGTAGGTTTCAAACAGGTCAATCATTGCATATGGAAGTATCAGTTTGGTGTTTTCACGCGGAGAAGATTCACAACCTCCCATTACCACCTCTTACTCCTGGTGAAAGATGAGGATAATTATGTTTTTAATAAACCTGAACATTACTCTGAGGATGTATGGTATATTAAGAGACCATACCACCGTGGCGAGAAGACTGCGGGCAATGAATTGCCAGAAGAACTGGTTGAGAGATGCGTAAAAACATCCTCTAACGAGGGAGACTTGGTTGTAGATCCATGTCTAGGCTCAGGAACCACAATGAAAGTAAGCATAAAAACTGGTAGGAGATGCATAGGCATCGAGATAAATTCAGCTCTTGAGGAACGTATAAAAACAAAGTTGAGCTCTGTCCTGTAA
- a CDS encoding glycosyltransferase family 4 protein encodes MIRTTLHRGSGQVVHIRELSKRLLRRGVDVRVFTFKATEDISQVEVEAVRFKGSNIPLIRNLGFTARCGILIKSFDLIHTQYHPAIITGNLVHALRGIPHIFTFHGYAPIRSWRNPVQKLKMIDHTLGTLIALRLGVTRVIAVSHYLKRILMKRYRLDESRISVIHNGVDLEMFKPRMDVEDLKKRYGISDSPSVLYLGRMDPYKGVDYFLRAAHIVIEQIPKAKFIIAGGSRFDRLKVQDYLTSSKIRRSIIVTGYLPESEIPLLYSACEVFCYPSMWEGFGLTPAEAQATAKPVVAFNHCAIPEVVKHGETGILVDPGDYNGLAEAIVRLLRDHDLRRRMGEEGRRRVERLFNWDEAADKTVEVYRHVAESRR; translated from the coding sequence ATGATTAGGACAACTCTGCATAGAGGCTCAGGTCAAGTTGTGCATATCCGTGAACTTTCAAAGAGGCTCCTCAGAAGAGGAGTTGACGTAAGAGTCTTCACATTTAAGGCGACGGAAGATATCTCACAGGTTGAAGTGGAGGCCGTTAGATTCAAAGGTTCAAACATACCTTTAATTAGGAACTTAGGATTCACGGCAAGATGCGGAATACTCATAAAAAGTTTCGACCTGATTCATACCCAGTATCACCCCGCAATAATTACAGGAAATTTAGTCCACGCATTGAGGGGGATACCTCACATATTTACATTCCATGGTTACGCCCCAATCCGGAGTTGGAGGAATCCAGTCCAGAAGTTAAAGATGATAGACCATACATTAGGGACCCTAATTGCCCTACGTTTAGGGGTGACAAGAGTCATAGCTGTGAGCCACTATTTGAAGAGGATACTTATGAAACGTTACAGGTTGGATGAATCGAGAATATCCGTCATCCATAATGGGGTTGACCTCGAAATGTTCAAGCCGAGAATGGACGTGGAAGATTTGAAAAAGAGGTATGGGATCTCAGACTCACCGTCAGTTCTATATCTTGGAAGAATGGACCCCTATAAGGGCGTTGATTATTTCCTAAGAGCTGCCCATATAGTCATTGAGCAAATTCCAAAAGCCAAATTTATTATTGCCGGAGGATCTAGATTTGACAGATTAAAGGTTCAGGATTATCTGACCTCCAGTAAGATTCGCAGATCAATAATAGTTACAGGATACTTGCCTGAAAGCGAAATTCCGCTACTATATTCTGCATGCGAAGTTTTCTGTTATCCGAGTATGTGGGAAGGTTTTGGCTTGACACCTGCAGAGGCCCAGGCGACAGCTAAACCGGTGGTGGCCTTCAACCACTGTGCTATACCCGAAGTTGTAAAGCATGGCGAGACAGGAATCCTTGTAGATCCTGGTGACTATAATGGTTTGGCTGAGGCCATAGTCAGGTTGCTGCGAGATCATGACCTCAGAAGAAGGATGGGTGAAGAGGGTAGAAGAAGGGTTGAGAGACTATTCAACTGGGACGAGGCTGCAGATAAGACTGTTGAAGTATACAGGCATGTCGCAGAATCTAGAAGGTAG
- the mtnA gene encoding S-methyl-5-thioribose-1-phosphate isomerase, whose translation MTRRFFNLRTVKWCGGVVSMVDQTKLPGRIVYVKCRTVKDVARAIESMVVRGAPAIGVAAAMGLALTAYRSRAKSRDALLVDLESASALLESTRPTAVNLFWAISEIMEVARASPGGVEEVKEAIVKRSIQMAEEDVQANMRIGEYGSTLISDGDTVLTHCNAGALATVGYGTALAPIRTSISQGKSVKVYATETRPRLQGARLTTFELLMDKIPVTLITDGMVGYAMSRGLIRKVIVGADRIVVDGVFNKIGTYTIAIAAKHHNIPFYVAAPISTFDPSRRAESVKIEERDPKEVTHILNVRIVPKGVDVLNPAFDLTPINLVDAIITERGVIHRPDQESLSKFMEGIGR comes from the coding sequence ATGACGAGGAGATTCTTCAATTTAAGAACTGTAAAATGGTGTGGGGGCGTCGTCTCAATGGTTGATCAGACGAAACTTCCTGGAAGAATCGTCTACGTGAAATGTAGGACCGTCAAAGACGTTGCCAGAGCCATCGAATCCATGGTTGTTCGAGGGGCCCCAGCCATAGGTGTAGCCGCCGCTATGGGTCTCGCCCTAACAGCTTATAGGAGCAGGGCAAAATCTAGGGATGCTCTTCTGGTGGATCTTGAGTCGGCCTCAGCCCTACTCGAGTCTACGAGGCCTACGGCTGTGAACCTCTTTTGGGCCATATCGGAGATCATGGAGGTTGCGAGGGCATCTCCAGGTGGGGTTGAGGAGGTGAAGGAGGCTATCGTCAAGAGGTCTATCCAAATGGCTGAGGAGGATGTTCAAGCCAACATGAGGATCGGCGAGTATGGTTCAACATTGATATCTGACGGAGATACCGTCCTCACCCACTGTAATGCAGGTGCCTTGGCGACTGTCGGTTATGGAACAGCCCTCGCACCTATCCGAACCTCTATCAGCCAAGGTAAGAGTGTCAAAGTGTATGCGACCGAGACGAGGCCCAGACTCCAAGGTGCGAGACTCACCACTTTCGAACTTCTAATGGATAAGATACCTGTCACATTGATAACCGACGGTATGGTCGGCTACGCAATGTCCAGAGGCCTGATCAGGAAGGTCATAGTGGGAGCCGACAGAATAGTCGTAGACGGTGTCTTCAACAAGATTGGAACATATACGATAGCCATAGCTGCAAAACACCACAACATCCCATTCTATGTCGCCGCCCCAATCTCAACCTTCGATCCTTCAAGAAGAGCTGAATCGGTTAAGATCGAGGAGAGAGATCCGAAGGAGGTGACTCACATACTGAACGTCAGGATCGTTCCAAAGGGCGTCGATGTATTGAATCCAGCATTCGACCTGACCCCAATAAACCTCGTAGACGCAATAATCACTGAGAGGGGGGTGATTCACCGTCCAGATCAAGAGAGCCTATCAAAATTTATGGAGGGTATAGGTCGATGA
- a CDS encoding tRNA-intron lyase: MYKHPKYEYLPPRNVIGEGMLIETFDAYYRNGTVYIPYVEGATDLLERGFGTLKGKKLILSPYECFFLREKGRISVVEKDTGRSLSLKELVRRYSRKRREIWIKYLVYRDLRERGYIVREASKVDFEIHGKGAERRLISIVYEGGEANIKELESLQRYAAEQRKELVLAVIDRRTDLVYYSVEEMTFNKNQV; the protein is encoded by the coding sequence GTGTATAAGCACCCTAAATATGAGTATCTGCCTCCGAGAAATGTTATCGGTGAGGGAATGTTGATAGAGACCTTCGACGCATATTACCGTAATGGTACAGTATATATCCCATATGTTGAGGGTGCGACGGATCTTCTTGAGAGGGGTTTCGGAACCCTCAAAGGGAAGAAGCTCATCCTCTCACCATACGAATGTTTCTTCTTGAGAGAGAAGGGTCGGATAAGTGTCGTCGAGAAGGATACAGGTAGAAGCCTGAGCCTGAAAGAGCTAGTCAGAAGATATTCGAGGAAGAGGAGGGAGATATGGATAAAATATTTGGTTTACAGGGATTTGAGGGAGAGGGGATACATTGTCAGGGAAGCATCTAAGGTTGACTTCGAGATCCACGGAAAAGGCGCCGAGAGGAGACTGATATCGATAGTGTATGAGGGTGGTGAAGCAAACATTAAGGAGCTGGAGAGCCTCCAGCGATATGCAGCTGAGCAGAGGAAGGAGCTTGTTCTGGCGGTTATAGATAGGAGAACAGACCTGGTATACTATTCTGTTGAGGAGATGACTTTCAATAAGAATCAGGTCTGA
- a CDS encoding HAD family phosphatase, producing MAFGFAVLDMDGTLLSKRSIDIICGRFGLARRLKEIDRRYIDAPRYLVTEKISELFAGMNLNDLMEAFDSIPLNNNVEEFIAFLKDRGFIVAVATDSYKFLADLLKSRMRLDLTYGNILDVSGKIITGKVSSKLGCLKILGCKQYSVCKLRVLNSLKNEFGGVSIAVGDGDSDYCMFRGSDISIAYRPKTERLMHNASTTVQEFSEAIKFLKARL from the coding sequence ATGGCCTTTGGCTTTGCTGTTCTGGATATGGATGGAACCTTACTATCAAAGAGGTCTATAGACATCATATGTGGAAGGTTTGGCTTGGCGAGGAGGCTAAAGGAGATAGACCGGAGATACATAGATGCGCCAAGATACTTGGTGACTGAGAAGATAAGTGAGCTCTTCGCTGGGATGAATTTAAATGATCTTATGGAGGCCTTCGACTCCATACCTCTCAACAATAATGTTGAAGAGTTTATAGCCTTCCTAAAGGATAGGGGTTTCATAGTAGCTGTGGCGACTGACAGCTACAAGTTTCTGGCAGACCTACTCAAGAGCAGAATGAGGTTAGACCTCACATACGGGAATATTTTAGACGTGAGCGGAAAAATCATTACGGGTAAAGTATCTAGCAAACTTGGGTGCCTGAAGATACTAGGATGTAAACAATACTCAGTATGTAAACTTCGAGTTTTGAACTCCCTTAAAAATGAATTTGGAGGGGTGAGTATCGCTGTAGGCGACGGAGACTCCGACTACTGCATGTTCAGAGGATCTGATATCTCAATAGCGTATAGGCCTAAGACAGAGAGATTGATGCACAATGCATCAACTACGGTCCAAGAATTCAGCGAAGCGATCAAATTTCTGAAGGCGAGGCTTTAA